In a genomic window of Streptomyces sp. NBC_01142:
- the lanKC gene encoding class III lanthionine synthetase LanKC produces MRNERWVYRFLFAWNDTLFFDPLDVSYEPRADHFLAELDEQVRTRFVRNGIWWSHRHNPTLPAQGWKIHVSASQRHVHKVAASVIGYLTAHEIDFKIALDLNIFEMLNSKAMSRGSGGKLITVYPRDDDEFRACLADLAGILEGAEGAYVLSDLRYRDSKALHFRYGQFLDTHSVDVLGRRVPHIVGPDGPAPDDRRPGYAQPWWVPWPFTDWKPSDDEDDADGLLGGRFRVTGAIQFSNSGGVYTAEDTANDDRPVVLKEARPHTNINPRQDHDAVDILAREWMFLNRLAGIGSYPAPIATFQHWEHHYIAEEFIDGTDIRSVLLERNPLARPGFDIERSREFLRIFIAVFRGLARAIRAAHERQVILGDFTPANLLIDPDTHEVTIVDLEACRLAGGGSGEASLEKPVELFTPGFSLSRSRFKASGPEGDLYGLANTMAYFIFPIAAMSYVREDVLDSYRIFTDGLGWPERIHRLLTDLARARITLADVLEALEHEADLLDQVKAAPPRPVVEERLGLEEAEAGVAAFVEAVADTDRDTLFPVDPFAHVTNPLSLGFGASGVLWSLDASGMPIRPEWRDWLRDKLAGIDVAEYPDGLMSGLAGIAWAADSLGLRTRARELLTQANQRAQEAGDYTFYYGLAGVGMTNLRFFLRSHDPRDLAAAQQCARVLCAAAQRDGRQVYWLNEFATKGPLTGLGFGQAGVAMFLLRMHQVTGEERYLRLGRDALSWEMAHARPLDADADDGPVMFEHEGTFEPYIEVGSAGVAQVLLRYGDLDAARTVLRGLDVGYSVLPGYAFGMSGVADALLDAAEFTGDRSYRDTALRQLDFVRKVFLFEPAERFAVPRRSGVTGVTPLGVPGEGLLRCACDYLTGSAGVLRVLHRVNSGGTTDFLLDEAVR; encoded by the coding sequence ATGCGTAACGAACGATGGGTCTACCGATTCCTCTTCGCCTGGAACGACACGCTGTTCTTCGACCCGCTCGACGTCTCCTACGAGCCGAGGGCCGACCACTTCCTCGCCGAGCTCGACGAGCAGGTGCGGACGCGATTCGTGCGCAACGGCATCTGGTGGAGTCATCGGCACAACCCGACCCTGCCGGCGCAGGGCTGGAAGATCCATGTGTCGGCGAGTCAGCGTCACGTGCACAAGGTCGCCGCCTCGGTGATCGGATATCTGACGGCACACGAGATCGACTTCAAGATCGCTCTCGACCTCAACATCTTCGAGATGCTCAACTCCAAGGCCATGTCCAGGGGCAGCGGCGGCAAACTCATCACCGTCTACCCGCGCGACGACGATGAGTTCAGGGCATGCCTGGCCGACCTGGCCGGCATCCTGGAGGGCGCCGAGGGCGCCTACGTACTGTCGGACCTGCGGTACCGGGACAGCAAGGCGCTCCATTTCCGGTACGGCCAGTTCCTCGACACCCACAGCGTCGACGTCCTCGGGCGGCGGGTGCCGCACATCGTCGGACCGGACGGGCCGGCCCCCGACGACCGACGCCCCGGGTACGCCCAACCGTGGTGGGTGCCCTGGCCGTTCACCGACTGGAAGCCCTCCGACGACGAAGACGACGCGGACGGCTTGCTCGGGGGCCGCTTCCGGGTGACCGGGGCGATCCAGTTCTCCAACAGCGGCGGGGTGTACACGGCCGAGGACACGGCGAACGACGACCGGCCGGTGGTGCTCAAGGAGGCCCGCCCGCACACCAACATCAACCCGCGTCAGGACCACGACGCCGTGGACATCCTCGCCCGGGAATGGATGTTCCTGAACCGGCTGGCCGGCATCGGCTCGTATCCGGCTCCGATCGCCACGTTCCAGCACTGGGAGCACCACTACATAGCCGAGGAGTTCATCGACGGCACCGACATCCGCTCGGTGCTGCTCGAACGCAACCCGCTCGCGCGGCCGGGGTTCGACATCGAACGCTCGCGGGAGTTCCTGCGGATCTTCATCGCCGTCTTCCGCGGACTGGCACGTGCGATCCGGGCCGCCCACGAGCGCCAGGTGATCCTCGGTGACTTCACCCCCGCGAACCTGCTCATCGACCCCGACACCCACGAGGTGACCATCGTCGATCTGGAGGCGTGCCGACTGGCCGGGGGCGGGAGCGGCGAGGCCTCGCTGGAGAAGCCGGTCGAACTGTTCACACCGGGGTTCAGCCTCTCCCGGAGCCGCTTCAAGGCATCCGGACCGGAGGGCGACCTGTACGGCCTGGCGAACACCATGGCGTACTTCATCTTCCCGATCGCGGCGATGTCGTACGTGCGCGAGGACGTCCTCGATTCGTACCGGATCTTCACCGACGGCCTGGGCTGGCCGGAGCGGATCCATCGGCTGCTCACCGACCTGGCCCGGGCGCGGATCACCCTCGCCGACGTACTCGAGGCCCTGGAGCACGAGGCGGACCTGCTCGACCAGGTCAAGGCCGCACCGCCGCGACCGGTCGTCGAGGAGCGGCTCGGGCTGGAGGAGGCCGAGGCCGGGGTGGCCGCATTCGTCGAGGCCGTCGCCGACACCGACCGGGACACCCTCTTCCCCGTGGACCCGTTCGCGCATGTCACCAATCCGCTGAGCCTCGGCTTCGGGGCCAGCGGCGTCCTGTGGTCGCTGGACGCCTCCGGCATGCCGATCCGGCCCGAATGGCGTGACTGGCTGCGCGACAAACTGGCCGGCATTGACGTGGCGGAGTACCCGGACGGTCTCATGAGCGGCCTGGCCGGCATCGCCTGGGCGGCCGACTCGCTCGGGCTCCGGACCCGGGCCAGGGAGTTGCTGACACAGGCCAATCAGCGCGCGCAGGAGGCCGGCGACTACACGTTCTACTACGGCCTCGCCGGAGTGGGGATGACGAATCTGCGCTTCTTCCTGCGCAGCCACGACCCACGCGATCTCGCCGCCGCGCAGCAGTGCGCGCGTGTGCTGTGCGCCGCCGCGCAGCGCGACGGCCGGCAGGTCTACTGGCTGAACGAATTCGCGACCAAGGGGCCGCTGACCGGGCTGGGCTTCGGTCAGGCCGGTGTCGCGATGTTCCTGTTGCGGATGCACCAGGTCACGGGAGAGGAACGCTATCTGCGGCTCGGGCGGGACGCGCTCTCCTGGGAGATGGCCCATGCAAGACCCTTGGACGCCGATGCCGACGACGGCCCGGTCATGTTCGAGCACGAAGGGACCTTTGAGCCGTACATCGAGGTGGGGTCCGCGGGCGTGGCGCAGGTGCTGCTGCGCTACGGAGACCTGGACGCCGCACGAACCGTACTGCGCGGGCTGGACGTCGGGTACTCGGTGCTGCCGGGGTACGCCTTCGGCATGAGCGGGGTCGCCGACGCGCTGCTGGACGCGGCCGAGTTCACCGGCGACCGTTCGTACCGTGACACCGCGTTGCGGCAACTCGACTTCGTCCGGAAGGTCTTCCTGTTCGAGCCCGCCGAGCGCTTCGCGGTGCCGCGCCGCAGCGGGGTGACCGGGGTGACCCCTCTGGGCGTCCCCGGCGAGGGGCTGCTGCGCTGCGCCTGCGACTACCTGACCGGCTCGGCGGGCGTGCTGCGGGTACTCCATCGCGTGAACAGCGGTGGCACGACCGACTTCCTGCTGGACGAGGCAGTGCGGTGA
- a CDS encoding class III lanthipeptide, protein MSVLKLQNLQPVATNNSAAVISLTSSSSSCCSTKPV, encoded by the coding sequence ATGAGCGTACTCAAGCTCCAGAACCTGCAGCCCGTGGCGACGAACAACAGCGCTGCCGTCATCAGCCTGACGAGCAGCAGCAGCAGCTGCTGTTCCACCAAGCCGGTGTAA